The Candidatus Palauibacter australiensis genome contains the following window.
ATCTTGAATTCGATACCGCGGCACGGCAGCGCCTGAAGGCGGGCGTGGACAAGCTTGCGCGCGCGGTCAAGGTCACGCTCGGCCCCAAGGGGAGGAACGTGGTTCTTGAGAAGAAGTTCGGCAGCCCGACGATCACGAAGGACGGCGTGACGGTCGCGAAGGAAGTCGAGCTGGACGACCCGGTCGAGGACCTCGGCGCGAAGATGGTGAAGGAAGTCGCGACGAAGACGTCCGACGCGGCGGGTGACGGCACGACGACGGCGACGGTGCTCGCGCAGTCGATCTTCACCGAAGGCCTCAAGAGCGTGACGGCGGGCGCGAATCCGATGGCGCTCAAGCGCGGCATCGACAAGTCCGTCGAAGCGATCGTCGCGAACCTCCACTCGATCTCCGTCGAGACCTCGGGCAAGACGGAAATCGCCCAGGTTGCCGCCATTTCGGCGAACAGCGACCAGGAGATCGGCGAGCTGATCGCCGACGCGATGGAGAAGGTCGGCAAGGACGGCGTCATCACGGTCGAGGAGGCCCGCGGCCTCGAGACCGAGCTGGAGACCGTGGACGGGATGCAGTTCGACCGCGGTTATCTGTCGCCGTACTTCGTCACGGATCCGGACAAGATGGAGGTCGTCCTCGACGAGCCGATCATCCTGATTCACGACAAGAAGATCTCGGCCATGAAGGACCTGCTGCCGGTCCTCGAGAAGGTCGCCCAGATGGGCAAGCCCCTCCTGATCGTGGCGGAGGATGTCGAGGGCGAGGCGCTGGCCACGCTCGTCGTCAACAAGCTGCGCGGAACGCTGAAGGTCGCGGCCGTCAAGGCTCCGGGCTTCGGCGACCGCCGCAAGCAGATGCTGCAGGACATCGCGATCCTCACGGGCGGCCAGGTGATCTCCGAGGAACTCGGCTTCAAGCTCGAGAACACGGTGGTCGGCGACCTCGGCCAGGCGAAGCGGATCGTCATCGACAAGGACAACACGACGGTCGTTGACGGCGCTGGCGACGCAGATCGGATCCAGGGCCGCATCAGCGAGATCAAGGTCGCGATCGACAAGTCCACGTCCGACTACGACCGCGAGAAGCTGCAGGAGCGGCTGGCGAAGCTGGCCGGCGGCGTGGCGGTGATCAACGTGGGCGCCGCGACCGAGACCGAGATGAAGGAGAAGAAGGCCCGCGTCGAGGACGCGCTGCACGCGACGCGCGCGGCCGTCGAAGAGGGCATCGTGCCCGGCGGCGGCGTGGCGCTGCTGCGGAGCCAGGGGGCGCTGGAGGGCGTCGAGGGCTCGGATGCCGACGAGACGATCGGGATCCGGATCGTGCGCCGCGCGGTTGAGGAGCCGGTGCGCACGATCGCGTCGAACGCCGGGGCCGAGGGCTCGATCATCGTCGAGAAGGTCCGGGAGGCGGATGGCCGTAACACCGGCTACAACGCGGCCACGGGCGAGTACGAGGACATGGTGAAGGCGGGCGTCATCGATCCGACCAAGGTCACCCGTACCGCGCTCCAGAACGCAGCCTCGATCGCGGGTCTGCTGCTCACGACCGAGGCGGTCGTGGTGGAGCGGCCCGAGGCGGAGGATCCCGCGGCGGCCGCCGGCGGCATGCCGGGTGGCGGCATGGGCGGAATGTACTAAGCCAACCGCTGAGTATGGCGGGGGCGGACAGCCGTCCCCGCCGTCCGCTGTCAGGGAAGTGCGGGAGGCCCGGCTTCGGCCGGGCCTTCGCGCATCTGCCCCCCGGGGTTAACGTCGTCCGATGCGGCATTTCGGATCCCGCCCCGGCCACCCCGCAGCTACAACGGCTCGCGCGCGTGTCGCGCGGTCGGCGCTATGTCTTGCCATCCTGACGCCGCTGGCCTGTGCGGACGCCACGGGCCCCGCGGGCCCCGCGGACGAACTCTGTCCCCTGGCGGTGGGGCGCGGCGCCACTCGGGTCACGCTGTCGCTCGCGGCCGGGGAGATGTGCGTGCTGCCGGCGGGAGGCGTCCAGATCGTGGAGATCGGAGCGGGCAACGCCGCGGCGCGGTATCTGATGGTCGTGCAGAGCGCCCTGCGGCGGCCGGGGGCGACGACGCTTCTCAGGCTCGATGCGCGGGCCAGGGGGGCGGCGGCGGCGCGGGTCCCACCGCTCGTCGCTCCGGCCCGGGCGCTGTCGGCCGACCTGTTCGGCTTCGAGAATGACGGACGCCGCCTCGATGATGCGTCGCGGGCCGACCTCACCTTCCGGACGAATGCCCGCCGCGCGGTGCTGGGCGCGCGCCCGCTCCGCCCGCTGCCCGCCGCGTCGCCGGCCCCGGGGCCGACGC
Protein-coding sequences here:
- the groL gene encoding chaperonin GroEL (60 kDa chaperone family; promotes refolding of misfolded polypeptides especially under stressful conditions; forms two stacked rings of heptamers to form a barrel-shaped 14mer; ends can be capped by GroES; misfolded proteins enter the barrel where they are refolded when GroES binds), which gives rise to MAKDLEFDTAARQRLKAGVDKLARAVKVTLGPKGRNVVLEKKFGSPTITKDGVTVAKEVELDDPVEDLGAKMVKEVATKTSDAAGDGTTTATVLAQSIFTEGLKSVTAGANPMALKRGIDKSVEAIVANLHSISVETSGKTEIAQVAAISANSDQEIGELIADAMEKVGKDGVITVEEARGLETELETVDGMQFDRGYLSPYFVTDPDKMEVVLDEPIILIHDKKISAMKDLLPVLEKVAQMGKPLLIVAEDVEGEALATLVVNKLRGTLKVAAVKAPGFGDRRKQMLQDIAILTGGQVISEELGFKLENTVVGDLGQAKRIVIDKDNTTVVDGAGDADRIQGRISEIKVAIDKSTSDYDREKLQERLAKLAGGVAVINVGAATETEMKEKKARVEDALHATRAAVEEGIVPGGGVALLRSQGALEGVEGSDADETIGIRIVRRAVEEPVRTIASNAGAEGSIIVEKVREADGRNTGYNAATGEYEDMVKAGVIDPTKVTRTALQNAASIAGLLLTTEAVVVERPEAEDPAAAAGGMPGGGMGGMY